One Sodalinema gerasimenkoae IPPAS B-353 DNA segment encodes these proteins:
- the rpmH gene encoding 50S ribosomal protein L34, with the protein MTKRTFGGTVRKRKRTSGFRARMRIKTGRRVINSRRRKGRARLSV; encoded by the coding sequence ATGACCAAACGAACCTTCGGCGGAACCGTCCGCAAACGCAAACGCACCTCCGGCTTCCGCGCTCGGATGCGCATTAAAACCGGGCGGCGAGTCATCAACTCTCGTCGTCGTAAAGGGCGGGCCCGGCTTTCTGTCTAG
- a CDS encoding DUF2808 domain-containing protein: protein MKRWLSASLIIGALAVAAPPEVTAQGLPGFTLFGGPRRENQLSFRLDYGRTGHPRDRYRLRIPADKMSFAVNQFSIDYPDYYDGQFDVNLNPDREPHRQPVQVRVRQNRDYEVIPLEDVIWDEENQVIEIYPVEPISAGNDIEIVFSNVRNPRFGGMYYFNARVFSPGDLPMARYLGTWVLNISPR, encoded by the coding sequence ATGAAACGTTGGTTATCTGCAAGTTTGATCATCGGGGCCTTAGCCGTTGCCGCTCCCCCCGAAGTAACCGCGCAAGGGTTGCCGGGATTTACCCTCTTCGGCGGCCCACGACGGGAAAATCAACTCAGCTTTCGGCTTGACTATGGCCGAACTGGACATCCGCGCGATCGCTATCGTTTGCGGATTCCCGCTGACAAAATGAGCTTTGCCGTCAATCAATTCTCCATTGATTACCCGGATTACTACGATGGTCAATTTGATGTCAATCTCAATCCAGACCGGGAACCACACCGGCAGCCGGTACAAGTGAGAGTTCGGCAAAACCGCGACTACGAGGTCATTCCCCTAGAAGACGTGATTTGGGATGAGGAGAACCAAGTCATCGAAATCTATCCCGTCGAGCCAATTTCGGCAGGGAATGATATCGAAATCGTCTTTTCCAATGTCCGCAATCCCCGCTTTGGCGGGATGTACTACTTCAACGCTCGGGTGTTTAGTCCTGGAGACCTCCCCATGGCTCGCTATCTGGGAACCTGGGTGTTGAATATTAGCCCCCGCTAA
- a CDS encoding AAA family ATPase, protein MSFKDEFELLLRARYPILYISTLEEERVETSIQQSAKSQGNRAVYIWDFVEGYQGNANDAGSARRNPLQALEQVEKLPANAPAVFILRDFHRFLDDISISRKLRNLARLLKSQPKNLVLLAPNVSIPEDLSEVLTVIEFSLPTAEEIRQEVEGLLSATGRPLGDRLLDEMVRSCQGLSLERIRRVLARAIATHGQLEPQDVDLILEEKRQTIRRTQILEFYGATENISDIGGLDNLKDWLLRRGGGFSEQARDYGLPYPRGLLLVGIQGTGKSLSAKAIAHHWHLPLLRLDVGRLFAGLVGESESRTRQMIQVAEALAPCVLWIDEIDKAFAGLGGSGDGGTTSRVFGTFITWLAEKDSPVFVVATANNIQVLPPEILRKGRFDEIFFVGLPSQAERREIFSVHLSRLRPHNLANYDLDRLAYETPDFSGAEIEQMIVEAMHIGFSQDRDFTTQDILEAASQIVPLARTAQDQIQFLQDWARSGKARLASRQGSLSSRIQGQLRGES, encoded by the coding sequence ATGAGTTTTAAAGACGAATTTGAACTGCTGCTACGGGCCCGCTACCCGATTCTCTACATTTCCACCCTGGAAGAAGAACGAGTCGAAACCAGTATTCAGCAATCGGCCAAGAGTCAGGGCAATCGTGCCGTGTATATCTGGGATTTTGTCGAGGGCTATCAGGGCAATGCCAACGATGCCGGGAGCGCCCGACGCAACCCCTTACAAGCCCTAGAACAGGTGGAGAAGTTGCCCGCCAATGCCCCAGCAGTCTTTATTTTGCGAGACTTTCATCGCTTCCTCGATGATATTTCTATCTCCCGTAAACTGCGCAACTTAGCCCGACTCCTCAAGTCTCAACCGAAAAACTTGGTGCTGTTGGCCCCAAATGTCAGCATTCCCGAGGACTTGAGCGAAGTGTTGACGGTGATTGAGTTTTCCCTCCCGACCGCTGAGGAAATTCGTCAGGAAGTTGAGGGCCTGTTATCGGCGACCGGCCGGCCCTTGGGCGATCGCCTCCTCGATGAGATGGTGCGCTCGTGTCAGGGCCTATCCTTAGAGCGGATTCGTCGGGTTCTGGCCCGGGCGATCGCCACCCATGGCCAACTCGAACCCCAAGACGTTGACCTCATCCTCGAAGAAAAACGCCAAACCATCCGCCGCACCCAAATCCTGGAATTTTACGGGGCCACCGAAAACATTAGTGACATTGGCGGTCTCGATAACCTCAAGGATTGGCTACTACGGCGAGGGGGAGGCTTCTCAGAACAAGCTCGCGACTACGGTTTGCCCTATCCCCGAGGCTTACTGCTGGTGGGGATTCAGGGAACCGGCAAATCTCTGAGTGCCAAGGCGATCGCCCATCACTGGCATCTACCCCTGCTACGCTTAGACGTAGGGCGACTCTTCGCGGGCCTCGTGGGAGAATCCGAATCCCGCACCCGCCAGATGATTCAAGTGGCTGAAGCCCTGGCCCCCTGCGTTCTCTGGATTGATGAAATCGATAAGGCCTTCGCCGGACTCGGAGGAAGCGGTGATGGCGGAACCACCAGCCGTGTATTTGGCACCTTTATCACCTGGCTGGCCGAGAAAGACTCCCCCGTCTTTGTGGTCGCCACCGCCAATAATATCCAAGTTTTACCCCCAGAAATCTTGCGTAAAGGTCGTTTTGATGAAATTTTCTTTGTCGGGTTGCCCAGCCAGGCCGAACGACGAGAAATTTTTTCCGTGCATCTATCCCGCTTACGACCCCATAACCTAGCCAACTACGATCTCGATCGCCTCGCCTATGAAACCCCCGACTTTTCTGGGGCCGAGATTGAACAAATGATCGTTGAAGCCATGCACATTGGCTTTAGTCAGGATCGCGACTTTACCACCCAGGATATTCTAGAAGCAGCCAGCCAAATTGTGCCCCTGGCTCGTACCGCTCAAGACCAAATCCAGTTTCTCCAAGACTGGGCCCGGTCCGGTAAAGCGCGTTTGGCATCCCGTCAAGGAAGTTTATCGAGTCGTATCCAAGGACAACTACGCGGTGAATCGTAA
- a CDS encoding SH3 domain-containing protein, protein MNLSNLAKFILGFTLAIALTIGGAVAASLYLVARLTALPPRPEFETAETQTATPVSTTPEAEATPEPEPTPEPEPTPDPGLYEARVTWPEGLLLRDNPSYDAASLGGIAFNERVTVLEDAQGGAWQRVRSQSSNQEGWVVGGNLEDTGSP, encoded by the coding sequence ATGAATCTGTCCAACTTAGCTAAATTTATTCTCGGGTTCACGTTGGCGATCGCCCTAACCATTGGTGGTGCGGTTGCGGCCTCCCTCTATCTGGTAGCCCGGCTGACGGCCCTGCCCCCCAGACCGGAGTTTGAGACCGCCGAAACCCAAACGGCGACCCCCGTCAGTACCACCCCAGAAGCCGAAGCGACTCCGGAACCCGAACCCACCCCGGAACCTGAACCCACCCCAGACCCGGGCCTCTATGAAGCTCGCGTCACCTGGCCCGAGGGCTTACTACTACGAGATAATCCCAGTTATGATGCCGCGAGCCTGGGAGGGATTGCTTTTAATGAACGGGTCACCGTCCTAGAAGACGCTCAGGGAGGGGCTTGGCAACGAGTTCGCTCCCAGTCTAGTAATCAAGAAGGTTGGGTTGTCGGTGGCAATTTAGAAGATACCGGCTCCCCCTAA
- a CDS encoding YceD family protein, translated as MESIYVPSLLKAPQKTEVIDFKQFIPELETLMPVRGTVSVAHEGTYLQISATLEAIVTLTCDRCLQQYNHRLNISPEEVIWLDVNAGRVDDLPLEQEVLSEELTESLHPEGHFDPQDWVYEQLCLALPHRKLCRQDCGGIDVETATPPIIDRRWAALQDLKGKLPSEPTR; from the coding sequence ATGGAATCGATTTATGTGCCATCTCTACTGAAAGCACCGCAAAAAACGGAGGTCATTGATTTCAAGCAGTTTATCCCAGAATTGGAGACCCTAATGCCGGTGCGGGGGACAGTGTCGGTGGCCCATGAGGGAACCTATCTACAGATTAGTGCCACATTAGAGGCGATCGTGACCCTGACCTGCGATCGCTGCCTGCAACAATATAACCATCGCCTCAATATCTCCCCTGAAGAGGTGATTTGGCTCGATGTCAACGCCGGTCGTGTCGACGATCTCCCCCTCGAACAAGAAGTTCTCAGCGAAGAACTGACCGAAAGCTTGCATCCTGAGGGTCACTTCGACCCCCAAGATTGGGTCTATGAACAGTTATGCCTCGCCCTACCTCACCGCAAACTCTGTCGTCAAGACTGTGGTGGCATTGACGTAGAGACGGCAACCCCGCCGATAATCGATCGCCGTTGGGCCGCCTTGCAAGATCTCAAAGGAAAACTCCCAAGTGAGCCAACTCGTTAA
- the yidC gene encoding membrane protein insertase YidC, producing the protein MDFGVGFLSNNVMLPILDLFYGIVPSYGLAIVALTLVIRFALYPLSAKSIRSMRRMRVAQPAMQKRVKEVQERYKDDPAKQQEEMSAVYKEFGNPLAGCLPILVQMPVLFALFATLRGSPFADIGYQVDVEIFPREQIERIQPQVYTSDPKNIYVTDGVHKQIAAVLPAGNRLVVGEQVNLEFQSLDGTPLQQLLQDYDNPEVKPQWQIKDGENRVNIREDGTLEALQPGKVTLEGKIPGLAAEKGFLFIQALGRVGATGDNGEIHWDIVGMVLFFGLSLYLNQILSGQGQDSNANPQQQTISKLTPVIFSGMFLFFPLPAGVLMYMVVANIFQTLQTFILSREPLPENLQKIVDAQEKAKAKEGSRQELPFEPKRKKKAGQS; encoded by the coding sequence ATGGATTTTGGTGTTGGTTTTCTCTCCAATAACGTAATGCTGCCGATCCTAGATTTATTCTATGGGATCGTGCCGAGCTACGGACTGGCAATTGTTGCCCTAACCCTGGTGATCCGATTCGCGCTTTACCCCCTCAGCGCCAAATCGATCCGCAGTATGCGTCGGATGCGAGTCGCGCAACCGGCCATGCAGAAACGGGTAAAAGAAGTTCAAGAACGCTATAAAGATGATCCGGCAAAACAGCAGGAAGAAATGAGTGCTGTTTACAAGGAATTTGGCAATCCTCTGGCGGGGTGTTTGCCCATTTTAGTGCAAATGCCGGTGCTATTTGCCTTGTTTGCCACCCTACGGGGATCGCCCTTTGCCGACATTGGCTACCAGGTGGATGTTGAGATTTTCCCTCGGGAGCAGATTGAGCGCATTCAGCCTCAGGTGTACACCAGTGACCCCAAAAATATCTATGTTACCGATGGGGTTCACAAGCAAATTGCAGCGGTGTTACCTGCTGGAAATCGCCTAGTGGTGGGTGAACAGGTCAATCTAGAGTTTCAATCCCTAGATGGGACACCTCTGCAACAGTTGCTGCAAGACTACGATAACCCAGAGGTTAAACCCCAATGGCAAATCAAGGATGGGGAGAATCGGGTTAACATCCGTGAGGATGGAACCCTAGAGGCTCTACAACCGGGGAAAGTCACCTTAGAGGGCAAAATTCCCGGCTTGGCGGCGGAGAAAGGGTTCCTGTTTATTCAAGCCCTTGGCCGTGTTGGGGCAACGGGGGACAATGGCGAAATCCACTGGGATATTGTGGGGATGGTCTTGTTCTTTGGCTTGAGTTTGTATCTCAACCAGATTCTTTCGGGACAGGGACAGGATAGTAATGCCAACCCTCAGCAGCAAACCATCAGCAAGCTGACGCCGGTGATTTTTTCGGGGATGTTCCTATTTTTCCCACTTCCGGCTGGGGTGCTGATGTACATGGTGGTTGCCAACATCTTTCAAACCCTACAGACCTTTATTTTGTCTCGGGAACCCCTCCCAGAAAATCTGCAAAAAATTGTGGATGCTCAAGAAAAAGCGAAAGCCAAAGAGGGATCTCGTCAAGAGTTGCCGTTTGAGCCAAAACGCAAGAAAAAAGCCGGTCAGTCTTAA
- a CDS encoding Re/Si-specific NAD(P)(+) transhydrogenase subunit alpha produces the protein MKVAVAKEIEVGERRVALIPDIVARLSKKGLDISIEAGAGEGSFFPDSAYEAAGAKIVSDPSQIWQGHDVLLKVAPPTPEEVDRLSPETALISFLNPLANAELMQQIAQRGITALSMELIPRTSRAQSMDALSSQAGVAGYKAVLVAASALPKFFPMLTTAAGTIRPAKVFIVGAGVAGLQAIATSRRLGAVVEAFDIRPAVKEEVQSLGAKFVEVELEEDTVAKGGYAKELSEASKQKTQEAISNSVAQSDVVITTAQVPGKKAPRIITDDMITRMRPGSVVVDLAAQQGGNCEGTEAGGHVVRHGVTLIGPVNLPSSMPVHASQMYAKNISTFLDYLIQDDQLNLDFEDDIPSETCVTFKGEIRNERVRQALGVTSVA, from the coding sequence ATGAAAGTTGCAGTTGCCAAAGAAATCGAGGTCGGGGAGCGCCGCGTTGCACTCATTCCCGACATCGTTGCTCGGCTGAGCAAAAAGGGACTCGATATCTCTATCGAAGCCGGAGCCGGTGAGGGATCGTTTTTTCCTGACTCGGCCTATGAAGCCGCCGGGGCGAAAATTGTCTCAGATCCCAGTCAAATTTGGCAGGGACATGATGTGCTGTTAAAAGTTGCCCCGCCCACTCCTGAGGAGGTTGATCGCCTCAGTCCTGAGACTGCCTTGATCAGTTTTCTCAACCCCTTGGCTAATGCTGAGCTGATGCAGCAGATTGCCCAGCGAGGCATTACCGCCCTGAGTATGGAGCTAATCCCTCGGACCAGTCGCGCCCAGAGTATGGATGCCCTCTCATCTCAAGCTGGGGTAGCCGGTTATAAGGCTGTTCTCGTGGCCGCTTCAGCGTTGCCCAAATTCTTCCCTATGCTCACCACGGCTGCCGGAACCATTCGTCCCGCCAAGGTCTTTATCGTCGGGGCTGGGGTCGCTGGTCTACAGGCGATCGCCACCAGTCGTCGTCTCGGCGCCGTGGTCGAAGCCTTTGACATCCGCCCGGCGGTGAAGGAGGAAGTGCAAAGTCTCGGCGCCAAGTTTGTGGAGGTGGAACTCGAAGAAGATACCGTCGCCAAAGGTGGTTACGCCAAGGAACTCTCAGAAGCCTCGAAACAGAAAACCCAGGAAGCCATCTCCAATAGCGTAGCCCAATCGGATGTGGTCATTACCACAGCCCAAGTTCCGGGCAAAAAAGCTCCTCGCATCATCACCGATGACATGATTACCCGGATGCGCCCCGGTTCCGTGGTCGTGGATTTAGCCGCCCAACAGGGAGGCAACTGTGAAGGGACTGAAGCCGGGGGCCATGTGGTGCGTCACGGTGTTACCCTCATTGGTCCGGTCAACCTGCCCTCCTCCATGCCGGTTCACGCCAGTCAGATGTACGCCAAGAATATTTCCACCTTCTTGGATTATCTGATTCAGGATGACCAGCTGAACCTAGATTTCGAGGATGACATCCCCAGCGAGACCTGCGTCACCTTTAAGGGGGAGATCCGTAACGAGCGGGTTCGTCAGGCGTTGGGCGTGACCTCCGTAGCCTAA
- a CDS encoding PH domain-containing protein — MGIREEVFYEGGPHIGDLVFNILIGLTVIGLPLTVGAVIRALWLRFRITNRRLSVTGGWMGRDRTDVVYSEISKVVTVPRGFGLWGDMVLTLEGGSRLELRAVPQFREVYNYIQEHLSPEAQQVSGALGQ, encoded by the coding sequence ATGGGCATTCGTGAGGAAGTCTTTTATGAAGGAGGTCCCCATATCGGTGACCTCGTTTTCAATATCCTAATTGGCTTAACGGTCATTGGCTTGCCCCTAACCGTAGGTGCGGTAATCCGTGCCCTCTGGCTGCGGTTTCGGATTACGAACCGTCGTCTCTCGGTAACGGGAGGCTGGATGGGGCGCGATCGCACCGATGTCGTGTACTCAGAAATTTCAAAAGTTGTCACCGTTCCCCGAGGCTTCGGACTCTGGGGCGATATGGTGTTAACCCTCGAAGGAGGTAGCCGACTCGAACTCCGAGCCGTCCCTCAATTTCGAGAGGTGTACAATTACATTCAAGAGCATTTGTCCCCCGAGGCCCAACAGGTTAGTGGCGCTTTAGGACAATAA
- the sir gene encoding sulfite reductase, ferredoxin dependent, producing MATLTPNSSERKLSKLEGIKERSAFLREPVATEILEDTTHFSEAGIQILKFHGSYQQDNRDNRVKGQEKDYQMMIRTRNPGGFIPAQLYLTLDRLASDYGNETLRVTTRQGFQLHGILKKNLKATISAIVRNLGSTLGACGDLNRNVMAPPAPFKNRPEYALAWEYADRIADLLTPQSGAYYEIWLDGEKAISGEEAPEVKAARQRNGNGTIFKDKEEPIYGEHYMPRKFKSCVTVPGDNSVDLYSQDLSLVLVSNDQGQLQGFNILAGGGLARTHNKEETFPRLADEIGYVDKADIYDLVKAIVATQRDYGDRHNRRHARLKYLLHDWGVEKFRSTVEDYFGKPLQPYQPLPEWRYEDNLGWHEQGDGRLFLGLWVQNGRIANYGDWKLRDALRTIIETYNLPMRLTPHQNLLIYDIDPSHREAINGILREAGVQSLEGLDSLKRLSMACPALPTCGLAIAESERAIPDILTRIRKLLIRVGLQKEEFVIRMTGCPNGCARPYIAELGFVGRAPNVYQMWLGADPHQTRLAQVYRDRVAADELETVLEPLFVYFKQDRKPGESFGDFCDRIGMDGLQAFSDGYDPSTLKPKRKERHRIRIYDEVYERLKQESLRSGKPMLDLASDALKAYLDGNQD from the coding sequence ATGGCTACGCTGACCCCTAACTCTAGCGAACGTAAACTCTCGAAATTAGAAGGCATTAAAGAACGCAGCGCCTTTTTACGCGAACCCGTTGCCACAGAAATTCTCGAAGATACCACCCACTTCAGCGAAGCGGGGATTCAAATCCTAAAGTTTCACGGCTCCTATCAGCAAGACAATCGAGACAATCGGGTTAAAGGACAAGAAAAGGATTATCAGATGATGATCCGCACCCGTAACCCCGGTGGCTTTATCCCCGCTCAACTGTATTTGACCCTCGATCGCCTCGCCTCGGACTATGGGAATGAAACCCTGCGGGTTACCACTCGTCAAGGATTCCAACTCCACGGCATCCTGAAAAAAAATCTCAAAGCCACCATTAGCGCCATTGTCCGCAACCTCGGCTCCACCCTCGGGGCCTGCGGCGACCTGAACCGCAACGTGATGGCCCCCCCGGCCCCCTTCAAAAATCGCCCTGAGTATGCCCTAGCTTGGGAGTATGCCGATCGCATTGCCGACTTACTCACTCCCCAAAGCGGCGCCTACTATGAAATTTGGCTCGATGGTGAAAAAGCCATTTCCGGGGAAGAAGCGCCCGAAGTCAAAGCCGCTCGCCAACGCAACGGCAACGGAACCATCTTTAAGGATAAAGAAGAGCCAATTTATGGGGAACATTATATGCCCCGTAAATTCAAGAGCTGTGTCACGGTTCCTGGTGATAACTCCGTTGACTTGTACTCACAAGATTTATCCTTAGTTCTCGTCAGTAACGACCAGGGACAACTACAAGGGTTTAACATCCTCGCCGGTGGTGGCTTGGCCCGAACTCATAATAAGGAAGAAACCTTCCCGCGCCTCGCTGACGAAATTGGCTATGTGGATAAAGCCGATATTTATGACCTGGTGAAAGCCATTGTTGCCACCCAGCGCGACTACGGCGATCGCCATAACCGCCGTCATGCCCGGCTGAAATACCTCCTTCATGACTGGGGCGTGGAAAAATTCCGCAGCACCGTAGAGGACTATTTTGGTAAACCCCTACAGCCCTACCAACCTCTCCCGGAATGGCGCTATGAGGACAATCTCGGCTGGCATGAACAGGGGGATGGCCGCCTGTTTCTCGGACTTTGGGTACAAAACGGACGCATTGCTAATTATGGAGATTGGAAGCTACGGGATGCCCTACGGACCATCATCGAGACCTATAACTTGCCGATGCGTCTGACGCCCCACCAAAACCTCTTGATTTACGATATTGACCCCAGTCATCGTGAGGCCATTAATGGGATTTTACGAGAAGCAGGGGTGCAGTCTCTAGAAGGATTAGATTCCCTCAAACGGCTGTCGATGGCCTGTCCCGCGCTGCCCACCTGTGGTCTGGCTATTGCGGAGTCTGAGCGGGCTATCCCCGATATTTTGACGCGCATTCGTAAGTTACTGATTCGGGTGGGACTCCAGAAAGAGGAGTTTGTCATCCGTATGACCGGTTGTCCCAATGGTTGCGCTCGTCCCTATATTGCCGAGTTAGGCTTTGTCGGTCGCGCTCCCAATGTCTATCAGATGTGGTTAGGAGCCGATCCCCATCAAACTCGTTTGGCGCAAGTCTATCGCGATCGCGTGGCTGCCGATGAGTTAGAAACCGTCCTGGAGCCGTTGTTTGTGTACTTCAAGCAGGATCGTAAACCCGGCGAAAGCTTTGGCGATTTCTGCGATCGCATCGGCATGGACGGCCTACAGGCGTTCTCCGATGGGTATGACCCCTCCACCCTCAAGCCCAAGCGCAAGGAACGGCATCGGATTCGCATTTATGACGAGGTGTATGAGCGTCTCAAACAGGAATCCCTCCGGTCTGGCAAACCGATGTTAGACCTAGCCAGTGACGCTCTCAAAGCCTATCTAGATGGCAATCAGGACTAG
- the rnpA gene encoding ribonuclease P protein component, producing MLPQAHRLRHWKDFQTVYQRGRRARSRVLGLRAYRQSQPANEGNSTDSVPPTRFGISVGRKISKKAVVRNQIKRRLRAALRQLLPRVQPGWDVIIIAYPEAKECNSRHFLPELEQLLARIEVLNGHS from the coding sequence GTGCTACCTCAGGCTCATCGACTTCGCCATTGGAAAGACTTTCAAACGGTTTATCAGCGCGGCCGTCGTGCCCGCAGTCGAGTACTGGGATTACGGGCCTATCGCCAATCCCAACCCGCGAACGAGGGGAACAGCACTGACTCCGTTCCCCCAACTCGCTTTGGCATCAGTGTGGGTCGCAAAATCAGTAAAAAAGCCGTTGTCCGCAATCAAATTAAACGACGCCTTCGAGCCGCATTGCGCCAGTTACTCCCCCGAGTCCAGCCCGGTTGGGATGTGATTATCATCGCTTACCCAGAGGCCAAAGAGTGCAATTCACGACACTTTCTGCCAGAATTAGAGCAGTTGTTGGCAAGAATTGAGGTACTCAATGGGCATTCGTGA
- the tsaD gene encoding tRNA (adenosine(37)-N6)-threonylcarbamoyltransferase complex transferase subunit TsaD, with protein sequence MTTILAIETSCDETAVAIVKKRQVLSSIVTSQIETHRRYGGVVPEVASRQHLELLGEAIAQSLDQANLHPSQLDGIAATCTPGLVGSLLVGVMAAKTLALVHEKPFLGVHHLEGHLYASYLTDPSLEPPFLCLLVSGGHTSLIHVKTCGDYETLGQTRDDAAGEAFDKVARLLKLGYPGGPEIDRLAQEGNPDAFPLPEGRVKLPGGGIHPYDASYSGLKTAVMRLVQKLEATGAELPVADLAASFQKTVVRSLVKRTLRCALDHNLTTIAVGGGVAANRGLRTALTAAAEAQGLRVLFPPMSYCTDNAAMIGCAASEHLSRGHTSPLTLGVRSRLPVSEAMTLYART encoded by the coding sequence ATGACCACAATCCTGGCTATTGAAACAAGTTGTGACGAAACTGCCGTAGCAATTGTTAAAAAACGTCAAGTTTTAAGTAGTATTGTTACATCTCAAATTGAAACTCATCGTCGTTATGGAGGGGTGGTTCCTGAGGTGGCCTCCCGTCAACATTTAGAATTGCTCGGTGAGGCGATCGCCCAAAGTTTAGACCAGGCGAATCTTCATCCGAGTCAACTCGATGGCATTGCCGCCACCTGCACCCCCGGTTTAGTGGGGTCGTTACTGGTTGGGGTGATGGCCGCCAAAACCCTAGCCCTTGTCCATGAGAAGCCCTTTCTCGGGGTGCATCATCTCGAAGGACATCTCTATGCCTCCTATCTGACAGACCCCAGCTTGGAACCGCCATTTCTCTGTTTGCTAGTCTCTGGGGGGCATACTAGCTTAATTCACGTGAAAACCTGTGGCGACTATGAGACTCTAGGGCAAACGCGGGATGATGCAGCGGGGGAAGCCTTTGATAAGGTGGCTCGCTTGCTCAAGTTGGGCTATCCAGGGGGACCGGAGATTGATCGCTTAGCACAAGAGGGAAACCCGGACGCTTTTCCGCTGCCGGAAGGTCGAGTCAAACTCCCCGGTGGGGGGATTCATCCCTATGATGCCAGCTATAGTGGCTTGAAAACGGCTGTCATGCGCTTGGTGCAAAAACTAGAGGCAACCGGTGCAGAACTCCCTGTGGCAGACTTGGCCGCCAGTTTCCAAAAAACGGTGGTGCGATCGCTCGTCAAACGAACCCTCCGCTGCGCCCTAGACCATAACTTAACCACCATCGCCGTCGGGGGCGGGGTGGCAGCTAATCGGGGCTTACGGACGGCCCTAACGGCGGCGGCTGAGGCGCAAGGGTTACGGGTTCTCTTTCCCCCGATGAGCTACTGCACCGATAATGCCGCCATGATTGGCTGTGCGGCCTCAGAACACCTCAGCCGAGGGCATACCTCACCCTTAACCTTGGGGGTACGCTCTCGGCTGCCGGTTTCGGAGGCAATGACACTCTATGCCAGGACTTGA